A window from Mycobacterium saskatchewanense encodes these proteins:
- the tpx gene encoding thiol peroxidase — MAQITLRGNPIKTVGELPSVGSTAPSFNLTGGDLGPVSSDQFSGKPVVLNIFPSVDTPVCATSVRKFNERAAGGGVSVVCVSKDLPFAFSRFCGAEGIENVKTASAFRDSFGEDYGVTIADGPMAGLLARAIVVIGADGKVTYTELVPEIAQEPDYDAALAAVG; from the coding sequence ATGGCACAGATAACCTTGCGTGGAAATCCGATCAAGACCGTCGGCGAACTCCCGTCCGTCGGCTCGACGGCCCCCTCCTTCAACCTGACCGGCGGGGACCTCGGTCCGGTCAGCAGCGACCAGTTCAGCGGAAAGCCCGTGGTGCTGAATATCTTTCCGTCGGTGGACACCCCGGTGTGCGCGACGAGCGTGCGCAAGTTCAACGAGCGCGCCGCCGGCGGCGGTGTCTCGGTGGTGTGCGTGTCGAAGGACCTGCCGTTCGCCTTCTCCCGGTTCTGCGGCGCCGAGGGCATCGAGAACGTGAAGACCGCGTCGGCCTTCCGGGACAGCTTCGGCGAGGACTACGGCGTCACCATCGCCGATGGCCCGATGGCGGGCCTGCTCGCCCGGGCGATCGTGGTGATCGGGGCCGACGGCAAGGTCACCTACACGGAGTTGGTGCCCGAGATCGCCCAGGAGCCCGACTACGACGCGGCGCTGGCCGCGGTCGGCTGA
- a CDS encoding NAD(P)H-dependent flavin oxidoreductase has protein sequence MSALGPNRVCALARIDVPIIQAPMTYIAGARLAAAVSNAGALGVIETTSEQGRADLRRVRDLTDRPVGANIALLFNRDPAVVDLLTDNGIRFVTTSAGDPALFTARLHDAGITVFHVVGTLAAARKAVDAGVDGLVVEGVEGGGFKNRLGASTMVLLPLVAAHVDVPIVAAGGICDARSMAAALVLGAEAVQMGTRLLASADSPVHGNLKDAVLRADETSTVLLPLDGNRVMRVIRTPAAEKLQVATSSGEGAAALQRVRRLYFDGDLDASVANTGQVAGRIADLPPAADIVATMWAGCREALAAAAQRLPPVGGD, from the coding sequence ATGAGCGCGCTCGGGCCGAACCGGGTCTGCGCCCTCGCGCGGATCGACGTCCCGATCATTCAGGCGCCGATGACCTACATCGCCGGCGCCCGGCTGGCGGCGGCGGTGTCGAACGCGGGCGCGCTCGGTGTCATCGAGACCACCTCCGAGCAGGGCCGCGCCGACCTGCGGCGGGTGCGCGACCTCACCGACCGCCCGGTGGGCGCGAACATCGCGCTGCTGTTCAACCGCGACCCCGCAGTCGTGGATCTTCTGACCGACAACGGTATTCGGTTCGTGACCACGTCGGCGGGCGACCCGGCGCTGTTCACCGCCCGGCTGCACGACGCCGGCATCACCGTGTTCCACGTGGTGGGCACCCTGGCCGCCGCCAGGAAGGCGGTCGACGCCGGGGTGGACGGGCTGGTGGTCGAGGGCGTCGAGGGCGGCGGGTTCAAGAACCGGCTCGGCGCGTCGACCATGGTGCTGCTGCCACTCGTGGCGGCCCACGTCGACGTCCCGATCGTGGCCGCGGGCGGGATTTGCGACGCGCGGTCGATGGCGGCGGCGCTGGTGCTCGGCGCCGAGGCGGTGCAGATGGGCACGCGGCTGCTCGCCTCGGCGGACTCCCCCGTGCACGGCAACCTCAAGGATGCCGTGCTGCGCGCCGACGAGACCTCCACCGTCCTGCTGCCGCTGGACGGCAACCGCGTGATGCGCGTGATCCGCACCCCGGCGGCCGAAAAGCTCCAGGTGGCAACCTCTTCCGGCGAAGGTGCGGCGGCCCTGCAGCGGGTGCGGCGGCTCTACTTCGACGGCGACCTGGACGCCAGCGTCGCGAACACCGGTCAGGTCGCCGGCCGGATCGCCGACCTCCCGCCCGCCGCCGACATCGTCGCGACGATGTGGGCCGGGTGCCGGGAGGCGCTGGCCGCTGCGGCCCAGCGCCTCCCGCCGGTCGGCGGCGACTGA
- a CDS encoding NYN domain-containing protein: MNVIGSRPDGWWRDRGGAVAALVEKLDRWAAAEAADVTVVLERPPRAPIPISVVEVAHAPRAAPNSADDEIVRLVRSDARPGGVRVVTSDRALIERVRSLGAAVFSADGFRNLVDPRDR, encoded by the coding sequence ATGAATGTCATCGGGAGCCGCCCCGACGGGTGGTGGCGGGACCGCGGCGGCGCCGTCGCCGCGCTGGTGGAGAAGCTCGACCGGTGGGCCGCCGCCGAAGCCGCGGACGTCACCGTGGTGCTGGAGCGGCCGCCGCGGGCGCCGATCCCCATCTCGGTCGTCGAGGTCGCGCACGCGCCGCGGGCGGCGCCGAACTCCGCCGACGACGAGATCGTCCGCCTGGTGCGCTCCGATGCCCGGCCCGGCGGGGTGCGGGTGGTGACGTCCGACCGGGCGTTGATCGAGCGGGTGCGGAGCCTGGGTGCCGCCGTCTTTTCGGCCGACGGCTTCCGCAACCTCGTCGACCCCCGCGACCGATGA
- a CDS encoding acyl-CoA dehydrogenase family protein codes for MTSIADTGSRVVSLARGMRDLVRAEAAASERERTLTARIVDEMWSCGLMSAFNPAPAGGVEPSFAEMIETWIEMAWQDGSFGWIGIANLPSSFAAAAYLPDEGFAEVFAAHDNRVTLGGQFFPNGQGIADDGGYLLNGAWNFGSGVGHSQYVAAGFLPLDGGEMRWISEGVPEMRVAVVPREQISFNDGWHVQGLKGTGSYDYSAQDVFVPACRTFELFVRQPHRGTSPATRMGLMPVTAAGHASWALGVAQSMLDDVQELAATKFRMSDMASLASRPTFQKGLAHHRAAWRAARLLVLDAFTSAEDAVGAGQELTPALRADMRVAAVYATDTARACAEWAHLVAGTSSIREGTRLERAFRDIYTGTQHAFISEKVAIDAAQVWLGIVEDQPGL; via the coding sequence ATGACGTCGATAGCCGACACGGGCAGCCGGGTTGTTTCGCTGGCGCGCGGCATGCGCGACCTGGTGCGGGCCGAGGCCGCGGCCTCCGAACGGGAGCGCACGCTTACCGCGAGGATCGTCGACGAGATGTGGTCCTGCGGGCTGATGTCCGCGTTCAACCCCGCGCCCGCCGGCGGTGTCGAACCGTCGTTCGCCGAGATGATCGAAACCTGGATCGAAATGGCTTGGCAGGACGGCTCATTCGGCTGGATCGGCATTGCCAACCTGCCGTCGTCGTTCGCCGCCGCGGCGTACCTGCCCGACGAGGGCTTCGCCGAGGTGTTCGCGGCGCACGACAACCGCGTCACCCTGGGCGGTCAGTTCTTTCCCAATGGGCAGGGCATCGCCGACGATGGCGGCTACCTGCTGAACGGGGCGTGGAACTTCGGCTCCGGCGTGGGCCACTCGCAATACGTCGCGGCCGGGTTCCTTCCGCTGGACGGCGGGGAGATGCGCTGGATCAGCGAGGGTGTCCCGGAGATGCGGGTGGCCGTCGTCCCGCGCGAGCAGATCAGCTTCAACGACGGCTGGCATGTGCAGGGCCTCAAGGGAACCGGTTCGTACGACTACAGCGCGCAGGACGTGTTCGTGCCGGCCTGCCGCACGTTCGAACTGTTCGTCCGGCAGCCACACCGGGGCACCTCGCCGGCGACGCGTATGGGGCTGATGCCGGTGACGGCCGCCGGCCACGCGTCGTGGGCGCTGGGGGTGGCCCAGAGCATGCTCGACGACGTCCAGGAACTGGCGGCGACGAAGTTTCGGATGAGCGACATGGCATCGTTGGCCAGCCGGCCCACTTTCCAGAAGGGGCTGGCCCACCACCGGGCGGCGTGGCGCGCGGCCCGCCTGCTGGTGCTCGACGCGTTCACCTCGGCGGAGGACGCCGTCGGCGCGGGCCAGGAGCTGACCCCGGCACTGCGGGCCGACATGCGGGTCGCGGCCGTCTACGCCACCGACACGGCGCGGGCCTGCGCCGAGTGGGCCCATCTCGTCGCGGGCACGAGCTCCATTCGCGAGGGCACCCGCCTCGAGCGGGCCTTCCGGGACATCTACACCGGGACGCAGCACGCCTTCATCAGCGAGAAGGTCGCCATCGACGCCGCGCAGGTATGGCTGGGCATCGTCGAGGACCAGCCGGGGCTATAG
- a CDS encoding PE family protein — MSIDPAAAAIGAQLLEIATRALGSGAAAMPSLTALAPAGAEEVSMQAATAFAAEAEAMLAFNAAAQQELARAGAVVTEIAQMYAQVDGEAAGSLTVGATRIASQAFGAGANLAAGPTSAEALAAAAARTPLLGNLVEGVTATNPSTAVPAAASAASTVLGAGAAPLNSIGQVASMGGATAGPAASSAAPTLASSDDRDGGDHRGDEDPGEQLL; from the coding sequence ATGTCGATTGATCCCGCCGCCGCCGCGATCGGTGCCCAGTTGCTCGAAATCGCCACCCGCGCACTTGGTTCCGGCGCCGCGGCGATGCCGTCATTGACCGCGTTAGCGCCGGCCGGGGCCGAAGAAGTGTCGATGCAGGCGGCGACCGCGTTCGCGGCGGAGGCCGAGGCGATGCTGGCATTCAACGCCGCGGCCCAGCAGGAACTCGCCCGCGCGGGAGCGGTGGTGACGGAGATCGCGCAGATGTACGCACAGGTCGACGGGGAGGCAGCCGGATCGCTGACGGTGGGCGCCACCCGAATCGCAAGCCAGGCGTTCGGGGCGGGCGCAAACCTCGCCGCCGGACCCACGTCCGCGGAGGCCCTCGCCGCGGCGGCCGCCCGCACGCCACTGCTCGGGAATCTGGTCGAAGGCGTCACGGCGACCAACCCCTCGACGGCGGTGCCGGCGGCGGCCAGCGCCGCGTCCACTGTGCTGGGCGCCGGGGCCGCCCCGCTGAACTCGATCGGCCAGGTGGCATCGATGGGTGGCGCCACCGCCGGCCCGGCGGCCTCGTCCGCCGCGCCGACCCTCGCGTCGTCGGATGACCGGGACGGCGGGGACCACCGCGGCGACGAGGATCCCGGCGAGCAGCTCCTATAG
- a CDS encoding NAD-dependent epimerase/dehydratase family protein: protein MRGSKILITGPTGQIATPVANSLARDNEVWGIARFTNPDARDALEKAGVRCQTVNLAAGEFGDLPTDFDYVLNLAVAKSGHWDKDLAANAESVGALMAHCRGAKAFLHCSSAAVYDPPGDEPRAEGAALGDNHKPLFPTYSISKIAGEVVARSTARVLGVPTTIARLNVPYGNNGGWPFYHMEMMLAGIPIPVPPGGPARYNPIHEDDIIATIPKLLAAASVPATTVNWCGEQTVSIQEWCGYLGSLVGKEPVFEESAQALRGNPTDATRMRELVGETMVDWRDGLRRMAAKFHPELVTAG from the coding sequence ATGCGCGGCTCCAAGATCCTGATCACCGGCCCGACCGGCCAGATCGCCACTCCCGTAGCAAATTCGCTTGCCCGCGACAACGAGGTATGGGGCATCGCGCGGTTCACCAACCCCGACGCGCGCGACGCTCTCGAGAAGGCCGGGGTGCGGTGCCAGACCGTCAACCTGGCGGCTGGCGAATTCGGAGACCTACCAACTGATTTCGACTACGTCCTGAATCTCGCGGTCGCGAAGAGCGGGCACTGGGACAAGGACCTCGCGGCCAACGCGGAGTCGGTCGGCGCGCTGATGGCGCACTGCCGCGGCGCCAAGGCGTTCCTGCACTGTTCGTCGGCGGCGGTCTACGATCCGCCGGGCGACGAACCCCGCGCCGAGGGTGCCGCCCTGGGGGACAACCACAAGCCCCTGTTCCCCACGTATTCCATCTCGAAGATCGCGGGCGAGGTCGTCGCCCGCTCGACGGCCCGGGTGCTCGGTGTTCCCACCACGATCGCCCGGCTCAACGTCCCGTACGGGAACAACGGGGGATGGCCGTTCTACCACATGGAGATGATGCTGGCCGGCATTCCGATCCCGGTCCCGCCCGGCGGGCCCGCCCGGTACAACCCCATCCACGAGGACGACATCATCGCGACGATCCCGAAGCTGCTCGCCGCGGCGTCGGTCCCGGCGACCACCGTCAACTGGTGTGGCGAGCAGACCGTCAGCATCCAAGAGTGGTGCGGCTACCTCGGCTCACTCGTCGGCAAGGAACCGGTCTTCGAGGAGAGCGCGCAGGCGCTGCGCGGCAACCCGACCGATGCCACCCGGATGCGCGAACTCGTCGGCGAGACGATGGTCGACTGGCGCGACGGTCTTCGGCGCATGGCAGCCAAGTTCCACCCGGAACTCGTCACTGCGGGATGA
- a CDS encoding TetR family transcriptional regulator, with the protein MRTRTELRGEILAAARAEFAQYGLAGARIDRIARAANASKERLYAHFGDKETLFRDVVSTDGAEFFRAVELHPDAVPEFVGGVFDLAQSRPEHLRMITWAKLEGFPLDKPEFDGEHPPERAIAAVEQAQADGHVDPAWEPQQLLVFLFAIGLAWAHWPDPAAATTDPDVIARRRAAAVEAAARIVEPRPRDT; encoded by the coding sequence GTGAGAACCCGAACCGAGCTGCGCGGCGAGATCCTGGCGGCCGCTCGGGCGGAGTTCGCGCAGTACGGCCTGGCCGGCGCGCGCATCGACCGCATCGCCCGGGCGGCGAACGCCAGCAAGGAAAGGCTGTATGCGCATTTCGGCGACAAGGAGACGTTGTTCCGCGACGTGGTGAGCACAGACGGCGCCGAGTTCTTCCGCGCCGTCGAGCTACACCCGGACGCCGTCCCCGAGTTCGTCGGCGGGGTCTTCGACCTGGCCCAGAGCCGGCCCGAGCATTTGCGGATGATCACCTGGGCGAAGTTGGAAGGCTTTCCGCTGGACAAGCCCGAGTTCGACGGCGAACACCCGCCCGAGCGGGCCATCGCGGCCGTAGAGCAGGCGCAGGCGGACGGCCACGTCGATCCCGCGTGGGAGCCCCAACAGCTGCTGGTGTTCCTGTTCGCCATCGGGTTGGCCTGGGCTCACTGGCCGGACCCCGCTGCCGCGACCACCGACCCGGACGTCATCGCCCGGCGCCGCGCGGCCGCCGTCGAGGCGGCAGCCCGCATCGTCGAGCCCCGTCCGCGCGACACATAA
- a CDS encoding class I SAM-dependent methyltransferase, translating to MAANDVLDQAIANMPRGGPDASWLDRRFETDALEYLDRDDVPDEVKQRVIGMLDRLGALTSQHEKHARTALEVVADVPNPRILELGAGHGKLSAQILEQHPTATVTVSDVDPTSVANIAGGELGDHPRARAQVIDATAIDAADNSYDLVVFALAFHHLPPAVACRAIAEATRVGKRFLVIDLRRQNPFATMLFPVLALPVNLILLPWSWVWPGLHDGFISALRAYSPSALEALARAADPAMRVEVLPSKTRFGPPSITVVFSRSDAADRG from the coding sequence ATGGCTGCCAACGATGTACTGGATCAGGCGATTGCCAACATGCCGAGGGGCGGCCCCGACGCGTCGTGGCTCGATCGGCGATTCGAGACGGATGCGCTGGAGTACCTCGACCGCGACGACGTGCCGGACGAGGTGAAGCAACGGGTCATCGGCATGCTCGATCGCCTGGGCGCCCTGACCAGCCAGCACGAAAAGCACGCGCGCACCGCGCTCGAGGTGGTCGCGGACGTCCCCAACCCGCGGATCCTGGAGCTCGGCGCCGGCCACGGCAAACTGTCGGCGCAGATCCTCGAGCAGCATCCGACGGCGACCGTCACGGTCAGCGACGTGGACCCCACCTCGGTGGCCAACATCGCCGGCGGAGAGCTCGGCGACCACCCGCGGGCCCGCGCGCAGGTGATCGATGCCACGGCGATCGACGCCGCGGACAACAGCTACGACCTGGTCGTGTTCGCGCTGGCCTTTCACCATCTACCGCCGGCCGTCGCCTGCCGCGCCATCGCCGAGGCCACCCGGGTGGGCAAGCGATTCCTGGTCATCGACCTCAGACGGCAGAATCCGTTCGCCACCATGCTGTTTCCCGTGTTGGCGCTGCCGGTCAACCTGATCCTGCTGCCGTGGTCGTGGGTGTGGCCCGGCCTGCACGACGGGTTCATCAGCGCGTTGCGCGCCTACAGCCCGTCGGCGCTGGAAGCCCTTGCGCGCGCCGCCGATCCGGCAATGCGGGTCGAGGTGCTGCCCTCGAAGACGCGGTTCGGCCCGCCCTCGATCACCGTCGTGTTCTCCCGATCGGACGCGGCCGACCGTGGTTGA
- a CDS encoding lysophospholipid acyltransferase family protein has protein sequence MDLTAIMRPNVRVRTLRRALDSVTGWLRPVSGLSRPYVDGVENLPRDGRFLLVGNHTQFGSEIFLISDAVRREIGTRVRPLADRGFGRMRGLPADLLAAFGGVVGAPETARELMRHDQTILVFPGGGREIPKFKGEEYTLRWQGRAGFARLSVENGYPIVPAGLVGGDDVYRSLTTRDSVYGRFSEALGRRLNGRPDMAMPLLRGIGPTWIPRPQRMYLRFGAPIDTTTPLGVSGERWVDIVKGRTQRALEQILADLQRVRTTDPFRELNPLAWSGAVVP, from the coding sequence ATGGACCTGACCGCGATCATGCGGCCGAACGTCCGGGTTCGGACGCTGCGCCGGGCGCTCGACTCGGTGACCGGCTGGCTGCGACCGGTCTCCGGCCTGTCCCGGCCCTATGTCGACGGCGTCGAAAACCTGCCGCGTGACGGCCGATTTCTGTTGGTGGGCAACCACACTCAGTTCGGCTCGGAGATCTTCCTGATCTCCGACGCGGTGCGTCGGGAAATCGGGACCCGGGTGCGCCCCCTGGCGGACCGCGGGTTCGGCCGGATGCGTGGACTTCCCGCCGACCTGCTGGCGGCGTTCGGTGGCGTGGTGGGCGCACCGGAGACGGCCCGCGAACTCATGCGCCACGACCAGACCATCCTCGTGTTTCCCGGCGGCGGCCGAGAAATCCCCAAGTTCAAGGGCGAGGAGTACACCCTGCGCTGGCAGGGCCGCGCCGGGTTCGCGCGGCTCTCGGTGGAGAACGGCTACCCGATCGTGCCGGCGGGTCTCGTCGGCGGCGACGACGTCTACCGCAGCCTGACCACTCGGGACAGCGTCTACGGCCGGTTCAGCGAGGCACTGGGCCGCCGGCTGAACGGCCGCCCCGACATGGCGATGCCGCTGCTGCGGGGGATCGGCCCCACCTGGATTCCGCGGCCACAGCGCATGTACCTGCGGTTCGGCGCGCCCATCGACACGACGACGCCGTTGGGGGTGAGCGGCGAGCGGTGGGTGGACATCGTCAAGGGGCGCACGCAACGGGCGCTGGAGCAGATCCTGGCTGACCTGCAACGGGTGCGCACCACCGACCCGTTTCGGGAACTCAACCCGCTGGCGTGGAGCGGCGCCGTCGTCCCATAA
- a CDS encoding SOUL family heme-binding protein, with amino-acid sequence MINPMRLAGQVAESVLAVGGIRVGLEEPKFKRHPLTDTVEIRRYGARIAAETTVVDDENGARNVGFRRLAGYIFGGNHGAQSISMTAPVVQSARAENGWTIRFFMPAKWTMQTLPMPNDDQVRLVPVPAQTVAVLGFSGDWSPKGVARRTNELLKTLRDKGIEPVGGPETWFYDPPWTLPMRRRNEIAVPVDPASTPT; translated from the coding sequence ATGATCAATCCGATGAGGCTCGCCGGGCAGGTCGCCGAGTCGGTGCTGGCGGTGGGCGGCATCCGCGTCGGCCTCGAGGAGCCGAAGTTCAAGCGCCACCCGCTCACGGACACCGTGGAGATTCGCCGCTACGGGGCGCGCATCGCCGCCGAGACGACGGTCGTCGACGACGAGAACGGTGCGCGGAATGTCGGGTTCCGCCGGCTGGCGGGGTACATTTTCGGCGGAAACCACGGCGCCCAGTCGATTTCGATGACGGCGCCCGTCGTTCAGTCCGCGCGCGCCGAGAACGGCTGGACCATCAGGTTTTTCATGCCGGCGAAGTGGACAATGCAAACCCTCCCGATGCCCAACGACGACCAGGTCCGGCTGGTCCCCGTGCCGGCCCAGACGGTGGCCGTCCTCGGATTCAGCGGTGATTGGAGCCCCAAAGGGGTGGCGCGCCGCACCAATGAGCTGTTGAAGACATTGCGGGACAAGGGCATCGAGCCGGTCGGAGGGCCCGAAACCTGGTTCTACGATCCGCCCTGGACGCTGCCGATGCGCCGCCGCAACGAGATCGCGGTCCCCGTCGACCCGGCGTCCACGCCGACCTAG
- a CDS encoding DUF2905 domain-containing protein, translating to MDRNIGPLVVAAGILVVLFGILLWAGGLSWFGRLPGDIRVERGNVRIYVPVVSMLLVSVAATLVGSVVHYLFRR from the coding sequence ATGGATAGGAACATCGGCCCACTCGTTGTCGCGGCGGGGATACTCGTCGTGCTGTTCGGCATACTGCTGTGGGCGGGTGGCCTGTCGTGGTTCGGCCGCCTCCCGGGTGACATCCGGGTCGAGCGCGGCAACGTGCGCATCTACGTTCCCGTGGTCTCCATGCTCCTGGTGTCGGTGGCCGCGACCCTCGTGGGATCGGTCGTGCACTATCTTTTCCGACGGTGA
- a CDS encoding NADP-dependent oxidoreductase, whose amino-acid sequence MAVRNRRFLLRERPTGRIGPDTFELSEDTVPDLGEGEALVRVEWISLDPTNRMWINDTPTYLPPVAIGEVMRAAALGEVVASKNSRYPVGQKVQGLLGWQEYAVITDASFLTPVDVADGMSPSTYLGALGSTGLTAWVGIHDIGKPQPGQTVVVSAAAGAVGSVAGQLAKVAGARVVGIAGGPEKCALLTEQLGFDAAVDYRADDWTAQLSAATRDGVDVDFENVGGDIMDAVFARLNIGARVALCGLISGYNAADPPPGPRAFGNVLIQRATVQGFIVLDHLGRASQAATEIGGLIAAGKLTPLETVVEGFEQLPDAINMLFDGKNVGKLVVKSD is encoded by the coding sequence ATGGCCGTACGCAACCGCCGCTTCCTGCTCCGCGAACGACCCACCGGGCGGATCGGCCCGGACACCTTCGAATTGAGCGAGGACACGGTCCCCGACCTCGGCGAGGGCGAGGCGCTGGTGCGGGTCGAGTGGATCTCGCTCGACCCGACGAATCGGATGTGGATCAACGACACGCCTACCTACCTGCCGCCGGTCGCGATCGGCGAGGTCATGCGGGCCGCCGCGCTCGGCGAGGTCGTTGCCTCGAAGAATTCCCGCTACCCCGTCGGCCAGAAGGTGCAGGGCTTGCTCGGCTGGCAGGAGTACGCGGTCATCACCGACGCGTCGTTCTTGACGCCGGTCGACGTCGCCGACGGCATGTCGCCGAGCACCTACCTGGGCGCGTTGGGATCTACGGGGCTGACCGCGTGGGTTGGCATCCACGACATCGGCAAGCCGCAGCCCGGGCAGACGGTCGTGGTGTCCGCCGCGGCGGGTGCGGTCGGGTCGGTCGCCGGGCAGCTGGCCAAGGTGGCCGGTGCGCGGGTCGTCGGGATCGCCGGCGGTCCTGAGAAGTGCGCACTGCTCACCGAGCAACTGGGCTTCGACGCGGCGGTCGACTACCGCGCCGACGACTGGACCGCCCAGCTCTCGGCGGCGACACGCGATGGCGTCGACGTCGACTTCGAGAACGTGGGCGGCGACATCATGGACGCGGTCTTCGCGCGGCTCAATATCGGTGCGCGCGTTGCCCTCTGCGGTCTGATCTCCGGCTACAACGCGGCCGATCCCCCACCAGGTCCGCGGGCGTTCGGGAACGTGCTGATTCAGCGGGCAACGGTACAGGGCTTCATCGTCCTCGATCACTTGGGGCGGGCGTCGCAGGCGGCAACCGAGATCGGCGGGCTCATCGCCGCGGGTAAGCTCACCCCGCTCGAGACCGTCGTCGAGGGATTCGAGCAGCTGCCCGACGCGATCAACATGCTGTTCGACGGCAAGAACGTCGGCAAGCTTGTGGTCAAAAGCGACTGA
- a CDS encoding class I SAM-dependent methyltransferase, with product MSGPGHSITHVSDTARWTALHRATESARPDALFRDPLAERLAGEHGRAIVAAVPRSTRNGWWLVARTKLIDDAIAAAIADGCDRVLNLAAGLDTRPYRLDLPPDFTWVEADLPKLLAEKTQLLADQVPRCRLTRAAVDLADPQARDAFLDEALTGATRALVLTEGLLMYLEERDVAALSGAIRRPEVAWWMLDFAGPGLKKMMNKKMAGMLQNAPFKFAPENGLAYFESLGWRTVEVEALYLAARRFHRLPLAMRPLAWLPQPDPRHPGTRPWSATALLTH from the coding sequence ATGTCAGGCCCAGGGCACTCCATCACCCATGTCTCCGACACGGCACGGTGGACGGCACTGCACCGGGCGACCGAATCGGCCCGCCCCGACGCCCTGTTTCGCGACCCGCTCGCCGAACGCCTCGCCGGCGAACACGGCCGGGCGATCGTCGCCGCGGTTCCACGGAGCACCCGCAACGGCTGGTGGCTCGTCGCCCGGACGAAGCTCATCGATGACGCCATCGCCGCCGCGATCGCCGACGGCTGCGACAGGGTGCTGAACCTGGCCGCCGGGCTGGACACCCGCCCCTACCGTCTGGACCTTCCGCCGGACTTCACCTGGGTGGAGGCGGATCTGCCCAAGCTGCTCGCCGAGAAGACGCAGCTCTTAGCCGACCAGGTGCCACGCTGCCGGTTGACCCGGGCGGCCGTCGACCTCGCCGACCCGCAGGCCCGCGACGCCTTCCTCGACGAGGCGCTGACCGGAGCGACCAGAGCGCTGGTGCTGACCGAGGGCCTGCTGATGTACCTGGAAGAACGCGACGTGGCCGCGCTCTCGGGCGCGATCCGAAGGCCGGAGGTCGCCTGGTGGATGCTGGACTTCGCCGGGCCCGGCCTCAAGAAGATGATGAACAAGAAGATGGCCGGCATGCTGCAGAACGCGCCGTTCAAGTTTGCGCCCGAGAACGGGCTGGCCTACTTCGAAAGCCTCGGCTGGCGGACAGTCGAAGTGGAGGCGCTGTACCTGGCCGCCCGGCGATTTCATCGCCTGCCGCTGGCGATGCGCCCGTTGGCCTGGCTGCCCCAACCGGATCCGCGCCACCCGGGCACTCGGCCGTGGAGCGCCACCGCCCTGCTGACGCACTGA
- a CDS encoding glycoside hydrolase family 16 protein — protein sequence MPEMDRRRMILTTGIGVLAAALPVTKAQAMPGPARPPAAPSGQTGTYVFQDEFDGPAGSAPDGSKWAIARAREQIKDPTYWEQPEHIGQYRDDRQNVFLDGKSNLVLRAAKDGPTYYSGKVQSLWRGGVGHTWEARIKLDCLTAGCWPAFWMGNEGEGEIDTMEWYGNGNWPAATTVHAKANGGEWKTHNIALDSAWHTWRCQWDEAGIRFWKDYADGAQPYFDVPASSLPDWPFNGPGYTVYPVFNLAVAGSGGGDPTSGTYPAQMLVDYIRVW from the coding sequence ATGCCGGAGATGGATCGTCGCCGCATGATCTTGACGACAGGGATCGGTGTGCTGGCGGCCGCGCTGCCCGTCACGAAAGCCCAGGCCATGCCGGGTCCCGCGCGACCGCCCGCCGCTCCCAGCGGCCAGACCGGGACGTACGTCTTCCAGGACGAGTTCGACGGTCCCGCCGGCTCGGCCCCCGACGGCTCGAAGTGGGCGATCGCGCGGGCGCGCGAACAGATCAAGGACCCGACCTACTGGGAGCAGCCCGAGCACATCGGCCAATACCGGGACGACCGCCAGAACGTCTTCCTCGACGGTAAGTCGAACCTGGTCCTGCGCGCCGCCAAAGATGGGCCCACCTACTACAGCGGCAAGGTGCAAAGCCTGTGGCGCGGGGGCGTCGGGCACACCTGGGAGGCCCGGATCAAGCTGGACTGCCTGACCGCTGGCTGCTGGCCCGCCTTCTGGATGGGCAACGAGGGCGAGGGCGAAATCGACACGATGGAGTGGTACGGCAACGGCAACTGGCCGGCAGCGACCACCGTCCACGCCAAGGCGAACGGCGGCGAGTGGAAGACCCACAACATCGCGCTCGACAGCGCCTGGCACACCTGGCGATGCCAGTGGGACGAGGCCGGCATCCGGTTCTGGAAGGACTACGCCGACGGGGCCCAGCCCTATTTCGACGTCCCGGCCAGTTCGCTGCCGGACTGGCCGTTCAACGGACCCGGGTACACCGTGTACCCCGTCTTCAACCTCGCCGTCGCGGGATCGGGTGGTGGCGACCCGACCTCGGGAACCTACCCGGCGCAGATGCTCGTCGATTACATCCGCGTCTGGTAA